From one Treponema denticola genomic stretch:
- a CDS encoding RNA polymerase sigma factor codes for MIKFSNLLRKESPEAMQDRLLCKAVLAGNTEAFSLIASKYQKRVYSLGMSFFKNHDDSEDFVQDIMLKTFSALPKFRGESSFSTWLMRIAYNSAINSVKRKREFVSAFDDFEIKTNDLTPEERQIQNCVKNAIRRAVSGLPEKYRICIDLYFFYDMPYADIESVTGIPVNTIKSHIFRSKKILKTELEHQGIYGQEESPEYPVLFKLNLAYDM; via the coding sequence ATGATTAAATTTTCCAATTTACTCAGAAAAGAATCTCCTGAAGCCATGCAAGACCGCCTCTTATGTAAGGCCGTCCTTGCGGGAAATACCGAAGCCTTCAGCCTCATTGCTTCAAAGTATCAAAAGCGTGTCTATTCTTTGGGAATGAGCTTTTTTAAAAACCATGATGACTCGGAAGATTTTGTGCAGGACATAATGCTTAAAACTTTTTCGGCCCTGCCTAAATTCCGCGGAGAGTCTTCTTTTTCTACATGGCTTATGAGGATTGCCTATAATTCGGCAATAAACTCGGTTAAGCGTAAAAGAGAATTCGTTTCCGCCTTTGACGATTTTGAGATAAAAACAAACGATTTAACTCCCGAAGAAAGGCAGATCCAAAACTGTGTAAAAAATGCAATCAGGCGGGCTGTAAGCGGCCTCCCCGAAAAATACAGAATATGTATCGACCTTTATTTTTTTTATGATATGCCCTATGCCGATATAGAATCCGTTACGGGCATACCCGTAAACACGATTAAGTCCCATATTTTCCGCTCAAAAAAAATATTAAAAACCGAACTTGAACATCAAGGAATTTACGGACAAGAGGAAAGCCCTGAATATCCCGTTTTATTTAAATTGAATTTGGCCTATGACATGTAA
- a CDS encoding M23 family metallopeptidase, with protein MKKTNYLFAGIIVFLLVLGTAYFALDMSTPFGTSETALDSGMGGGDTRLPTFRPDKEISEIKLPPLDYIVYSVKKGDMVGEIASRYGVSQDAIISLNKLRNTRTLQIGQLLKIPSMDGIVYTPKKGDTPEKLADTYKISLEKLAMVNNISDNNVLKAGAAIFLPDAKLDWVTLQEINGDLFKSPIHGGYRVTSRYGWRRDPFTGKRSFHNGIDLATYLGAPIYAALPGTVAATGYSNVYGNYVIIRHHSGYQTLYGHMNTILTSRGKYVTAQTKIGTVGTTGRSTGPHVHFTVYKNGATINPTAVWH; from the coding sequence ATGAAAAAAACTAACTATTTGTTTGCAGGTATAATCGTTTTTCTCTTGGTGCTGGGTACAGCCTATTTTGCCTTAGATATGTCTACTCCCTTCGGTACTTCCGAAACCGCATTGGATAGCGGAATGGGCGGCGGAGATACAAGGTTGCCTACTTTTAGGCCTGATAAGGAAATTTCGGAAATAAAACTCCCCCCTCTCGACTACATAGTCTATTCGGTAAAAAAAGGCGATATGGTAGGGGAAATTGCCTCCCGCTATGGTGTAAGTCAGGATGCGATTATAAGTTTAAACAAACTTAGAAACACAAGAACCCTCCAAATAGGACAGCTGTTAAAAATCCCTTCTATGGACGGAATTGTTTATACCCCGAAAAAAGGCGATACTCCTGAAAAATTGGCCGACACCTATAAAATCTCACTTGAAAAATTAGCCATGGTCAATAACATTTCGGATAACAATGTACTAAAAGCAGGAGCCGCCATATTCCTGCCCGATGCAAAACTGGACTGGGTAACCCTTCAAGAAATAAATGGAGACCTTTTTAAATCCCCCATACACGGAGGATACAGGGTAACTTCCCGTTACGGCTGGAGACGGGACCCTTTTACAGGAAAGAGGAGCTTTCATAACGGAATAGACCTTGCGACATACCTCGGCGCCCCCATCTACGCAGCCCTCCCGGGAACCGTGGCCGCAACAGGTTACAGCAATGTATACGGTAACTATGTAATAATAAGGCATCACTCAGGCTATCAAACCCTTTACGGACACATGAATACTATTTTAACTTCCAGAGGAAAGTATGTTACCGCTCAAACCAAGATAGGAACCGTCGGCACAACAGGAAGAAGTACAGGCCCCCATGTTCATTTTACGGTTTATAAAAACGGAGCAACAATAAATCCTACGGCAGTCTGGCACTAA
- the trhA gene encoding PAQR family membrane homeostasis protein TrhA, whose amino-acid sequence MKEEKIKRRYSIGEEIANAVTHGIGAGLSVAALVLLIIRAVRYAPPELKAGYVVGFTIFGASLIILYLFSTLYHALPLKAKKVFGIFDHCSIYVLIAGTYTAYCLSALHGAVGWTIFGIIWGMAVLGIVLYSIFGSRVRVLSVITYIPMGWLIIFAARPLKEQLPLLSFKFLIVGGIIYTAGCIFYAMKKVKWAHSIWHLFVIAGSIMHFFSLYYSL is encoded by the coding sequence ATGAAAGAAGAAAAAATTAAACGCAGGTATTCTATAGGTGAAGAAATTGCAAATGCCGTAACTCACGGAATAGGGGCTGGCCTTTCGGTTGCTGCCCTCGTGCTTTTGATTATCAGGGCTGTCCGCTATGCTCCGCCGGAATTGAAGGCCGGTTACGTAGTAGGCTTTACCATTTTCGGAGCTTCCTTAATAATCCTCTATCTTTTTTCGACTCTATACCATGCTCTTCCTCTAAAAGCTAAAAAAGTATTCGGCATATTCGACCACTGTTCAATCTATGTACTGATAGCAGGAACCTACACTGCCTACTGCCTTTCTGCCCTTCACGGAGCTGTCGGCTGGACAATCTTCGGCATTATCTGGGGAATGGCCGTCCTAGGAATAGTTTTATACTCGATATTCGGAAGCCGGGTAAGGGTTCTATCGGTTATTACGTATATTCCCATGGGCTGGCTCATCATCTTTGCGGCAAGGCCTTTAAAAGAACAGCTGCCGCTTTTAAGCTTTAAGTTTTTAATTGTAGGCGGAATTATTTATACTGCCGGTTGTATTTTTTATGCAATGAAGAAGGTAAAATGGGCGCATAGTATCTGGCACCTCTTTGTTATAGCCGGAAGCATAATGCACTTTTTTTCGCTTTATTATAGTTTGTAA
- a CDS encoding ATP-binding protein: MDFSRKLPIGVQSFKDLREKEFLYVDKTEYVFRLASASKVYFLSRPRRFGKSLFLSTLEAYFLGQKELFKGLAIEKLEEAEKENREIWQKYPILYFDFNVGRYADAEALNERLGFLLKNIETQYEITPDSIDSLGSRFERTIRTAYEKTGKQVVILIDEYDKPLLQTMGVNEELNTEYKAVLKAFYSVLKSNDEYIRFAFLTGVTKFSKVSIFSDLNNLNDISLNPEFSAICGISQEELVKTFRPEIETLAEKNELNYEDCVSALKKRYDGYCFSYETETMYNPFSLLNVFFSKRFEDYWFATGTPTFLVNELKRENYNIPHLDGNVEMSSAFLSDYRVGVDSIIPVLFQSGYLTIKGYDKEYKMYRLGFPNEEVRYGFLYNLLPEYSNISFTNTSFNVVQFTKDLRAGKIDEFMQRLKSIMASLPYDNVKKDTDKSIALREHNFQVCIYLVFALMGQFVEVETPSSAGRTDCLVKTEKAIYIFEFKLKESAEDALKQIKEKNYAERYKADNKKIVLIGVSFNAKNNTVSEWLSETV; the protein is encoded by the coding sequence ATGGATTTTAGTAGAAAACTGCCTATAGGCGTACAAAGTTTTAAAGATTTGCGAGAAAAAGAATTCCTCTATGTTGATAAAACGGAATATGTTTTCCGTCTTGCTAGTGCAAGTAAGGTTTACTTTTTAAGCCGCCCCCGCCGCTTCGGTAAAAGCCTTTTTCTTTCAACATTAGAAGCTTATTTTTTAGGTCAAAAAGAATTATTTAAAGGCCTGGCAATCGAAAAACTGGAAGAAGCCGAAAAAGAAAATCGAGAAATATGGCAGAAATATCCGATATTATATTTTGATTTTAATGTAGGTAGGTATGCCGATGCAGAGGCTCTCAATGAAAGATTAGGATTTTTACTCAAAAATATAGAAACACAATATGAAATTACCCCCGACAGCATAGACAGTTTAGGTTCAAGATTTGAAAGAACTATAAGAACTGCCTACGAAAAAACCGGCAAGCAGGTAGTTATACTAATTGACGAATACGATAAGCCTCTTCTTCAAACAATGGGAGTAAATGAAGAATTAAACACAGAGTACAAGGCTGTCTTAAAGGCTTTTTACTCCGTATTAAAAAGCAATGATGAGTATATCCGATTTGCCTTTTTAACGGGAGTTACAAAATTCAGCAAGGTAAGTATTTTCAGCGATTTAAACAATCTAAACGATATAAGTCTAAACCCTGAGTTTTCAGCTATTTGCGGAATAAGTCAAGAAGAATTAGTAAAAACCTTCCGCCCCGAAATAGAAACCCTAGCCGAAAAAAACGAGCTCAACTATGAGGATTGTGTTTCGGCCTTAAAGAAAAGATATGACGGTTATTGTTTTTCTTACGAAACGGAAACAATGTACAACCCATTCAGCTTACTCAATGTCTTTTTTTCAAAACGATTTGAAGACTATTGGTTTGCAACAGGTACTCCGACCTTTTTGGTAAACGAATTAAAAAGGGAGAACTACAACATTCCCCACTTGGACGGAAATGTGGAGATGAGTTCAGCATTTTTATCCGATTACAGGGTCGGCGTGGACTCAATTATACCCGTACTGTTTCAATCGGGCTACTTAACGATAAAAGGCTATGATAAAGAATATAAGATGTACAGGCTTGGCTTTCCGAATGAGGAAGTGCGTTACGGCTTTTTATATAATCTTTTACCCGAATATTCAAATATAAGTTTTACCAATACATCTTTTAATGTGGTTCAGTTTACAAAGGATTTAAGAGCGGGAAAGATAGATGAGTTTATGCAAAGATTAAAGTCGATAATGGCAAGCCTCCCCTACGATAATGTAAAAAAAGATACAGATAAAAGCATTGCATTGAGAGAGCATAATTTTCAAGTCTGCATTTATCTTGTTTTTGCCCTTATGGGACAGTTTGTAGAAGTGGAAACGCCCTCCTCTGCAGGAAGAACCGACTGCCTTGTAAAAACCGAAAAGGCAATTTACATCTTTGAGTTTAAGCTAAAGGAAAGTGCGGAAGATGCCTTAAAACAAATTAAAGAAAAAAACTATGCCGAAAGGTACAAGGCAGACAACAAAAAGATAGTGCTTATCGGTGTCAGCTTTAATGCGAAAAACAATACTGTGAGCGAATGGTTAAGCGAAACGGTATAG
- a CDS encoding DUF4097 domain-containing protein: protein MQKLKVKLFGLCFFSLFIFYSFAQDFDALTRVQKRVVNIEAAVSEVDIFISAYDGDTIAYKAELSAGTKLSIVEHKKKLRFTEIKPASGKLFIYVPKDFLLESCRILASHSSIKIEGIKAVHFSVSGNFNRAEITGSRLKNSLIALSNGSLTFNNGIVTAADFCLNTSTAKIQIAEEKADCNLFVTKQKCEKFLYDGEAYTDKILALSPSKPKKFISMSASFSDIDLGFSAPLKEPAEKFDKYGLSEFGPKPSPNLVNNKANFLPKTSK, encoded by the coding sequence ATGCAAAAATTGAAGGTTAAACTTTTTGGTTTATGTTTTTTTTCTCTTTTTATATTTTACTCCTTTGCCCAAGATTTTGACGCTTTGACAAGGGTTCAAAAAAGGGTTGTAAACATAGAAGCGGCCGTGTCGGAAGTCGATATTTTTATAAGTGCCTATGACGGGGACACAATAGCCTATAAAGCAGAGCTCAGTGCGGGTACAAAACTTTCGATAGTTGAACATAAAAAGAAGTTAAGGTTTACCGAGATAAAACCGGCAAGCGGAAAACTTTTTATCTATGTTCCGAAAGATTTTTTACTTGAATCATGCAGAATTCTTGCGAGTCATTCTTCAATAAAAATTGAAGGCATAAAGGCCGTTCATTTTTCGGTTTCAGGGAATTTTAATCGGGCTGAAATTACAGGCTCCCGTTTAAAAAACAGCTTGATTGCACTTTCAAACGGCAGCCTGACCTTTAATAACGGCATTGTAACTGCGGCCGATTTTTGCTTAAACACCTCGACGGCAAAGATTCAAATAGCCGAAGAAAAGGCGGATTGCAACCTTTTTGTAACAAAACAAAAATGTGAAAAATTCTTATATGATGGGGAAGCGTATACCGATAAAATTTTAGCCCTTTCGCCGTCCAAGCCTAAAAAATTTATCTCGATGAGTGCTTCTTTTTCTGACATAGACTTGGGCTTTTCGGCACCTTTAAAAGAACCGGCAGAAAAATTCGATAAATACGGCCTCAGCGAATTCGGACCCAAACCATCTCCCAATTTGGTAAACAACAAAGCAAATTTTTTACCGAAAACCAGCAAATAA
- a CDS encoding YggS family pyridoxal phosphate-dependent enzyme yields MKDDIKINLEEVHRRMEKACKACGRDPKEVRLLMATKTVTPERILKAFEYGELLIGENKVQELCEKYETLSSVKHETHFIGHLQTNKIKDVIKYADCIESVDRLDLAEKLSKRLESEGKAMDILIQVNTSQEESKFGCKPEEALALTEKIAKLPCLKIKGLMTIGLFSDDMDKVRLCFKLLQKIRKEITEKNIPNVSMEVVSMGMTGDLEVAIEEGSTLIRVGTAIFGKRNYPDSYYWNENAKIEG; encoded by the coding sequence ATGAAGGACGATATTAAAATAAATTTGGAAGAAGTGCATAGACGGATGGAAAAAGCTTGTAAGGCTTGCGGAAGGGATCCTAAAGAGGTAAGGCTTCTTATGGCAACAAAGACCGTTACACCGGAGAGAATCTTAAAAGCCTTTGAATACGGGGAACTTTTAATAGGAGAAAACAAGGTTCAAGAACTATGCGAAAAGTATGAGACTCTTTCGTCGGTAAAACATGAGACCCATTTTATAGGGCACCTGCAAACCAATAAAATCAAGGATGTAATAAAATATGCCGACTGCATTGAGTCTGTCGACAGGCTGGACTTAGCCGAAAAGCTTAGCAAAAGGCTTGAATCCGAGGGGAAGGCCATGGATATTTTAATTCAGGTAAACACCTCTCAAGAAGAAAGCAAATTCGGATGTAAGCCTGAAGAAGCTCTAGCACTAACCGAAAAAATTGCAAAACTTCCCTGCTTAAAAATAAAAGGCCTTATGACAATAGGGCTTTTTTCCGATGATATGGATAAGGTGAGACTTTGTTTTAAGCTCCTGCAAAAAATTCGAAAAGAAATAACCGAAAAAAACATTCCCAATGTTTCGATGGAGGTTGTTTCTATGGGAATGACGGGAGATCTTGAAGTTGCTATCGAAGAAGGCTCAACCCTAATAAGAGTAGGTACGGCAATTTTCGGCAAAAGAAATTATCCCGATTCCTATTATTGGAACGAAAATGCAAAAATTGAAGGTTAA
- a CDS encoding magnesium transporter CorA family protein, with protein MFVKLDAELTPIDPRTEKITGPVAGYIRFKELIELQGLLGLDPLFIEQCSDFSQQNTLGVWEDYSFGVINIVEMENIFKDRDTIGLYISKNLFLAIEIIDKDYSAQKAFEAALQQTIVRERNIPRILNRFFKELIKSHAGVYYRFRKKISELEMRVWEKIEEDSHFEAELSNINNELLTLFSYYDQLEDFCQELAENENEIFTEEELTIINLLSKRVERYGANIRILREYSNQLRESYQAQLDLHLNKIMKIFTVVTTIFLPLTLVAGWYGMNFTHMPELSWKYGYITVIILSIAIVVLGLCWFKKKKLI; from the coding sequence ATGTTTGTAAAATTAGATGCAGAATTGACACCGATTGATCCTCGGACCGAAAAAATAACGGGGCCTGTTGCCGGCTATATAAGATTTAAAGAACTCATCGAGCTTCAAGGGCTTTTAGGCCTAGATCCTCTTTTTATCGAGCAATGCAGCGATTTTTCCCAACAAAATACCCTGGGTGTTTGGGAAGACTACAGTTTCGGCGTTATAAATATAGTCGAAATGGAAAACATTTTTAAAGACCGCGATACGATAGGCCTTTATATATCTAAAAATCTTTTTTTGGCCATAGAAATTATCGACAAAGACTACTCCGCTCAAAAAGCTTTTGAAGCTGCCTTACAGCAAACTATAGTTCGTGAAAGAAATATTCCGCGTATTCTTAACCGTTTTTTTAAAGAGCTTATCAAGTCCCATGCCGGCGTCTATTACCGTTTTAGAAAAAAAATATCCGAGCTGGAAATGCGGGTTTGGGAAAAAATAGAAGAAGACAGTCACTTTGAAGCGGAGCTTTCGAATATAAACAACGAGCTTTTAACCCTCTTTAGTTATTATGATCAGTTGGAAGATTTTTGCCAAGAGCTGGCCGAAAACGAAAACGAAATTTTTACCGAAGAAGAGTTGACAATCATAAACCTGCTTTCCAAAAGGGTAGAGCGTTATGGAGCAAATATCCGTATTTTAAGGGAGTATTCAAATCAGTTACGGGAGTCCTATCAAGCTCAGCTGGACCTCCATCTAAATAAAATTATGAAAATCTTTACGGTAGTAACTACAATCTTTCTTCCTCTGACCCTTGTAGCAGGCTGGTACGGTATGAACTTTACCCACATGCCTGAGCTTTCATGGAAGTACGGCTATATTACGGTTATAATATTAAGTATTGCCATCGTCGTTTTAGGACTTTGCTGGTTTAAAAAGAAAAAACTGATATAA
- a CDS encoding PadR family transcriptional regulator, which translates to MLNKQEILRGLTDTLILGRLYSKDSYGYEINKQIHQKSSSLFQLTEATLYTAFRRLEAAGLLTSYWGDGDTGARRRYYSITKTGKKLYRENVNDWEEFSAAISGLLEL; encoded by the coding sequence ATGTTAAACAAACAGGAGATATTACGCGGACTTACCGATACGCTTATTTTAGGCCGGCTGTATTCTAAGGACAGTTACGGTTATGAAATAAATAAACAAATTCATCAAAAGAGTTCATCCTTATTTCAACTTACCGAAGCAACATTGTACACTGCCTTTAGACGGTTGGAAGCGGCAGGACTTTTAACTTCCTATTGGGGTGATGGCGATACGGGTGCCCGAAGGCGGTATTATTCAATCACAAAAACGGGGAAAAAGTTGTACCGTGAAAATGTAAACGATTGGGAAGAATTTTCCGCTGCTATTTCCGGTTTGCTTGAATTATAG
- a CDS encoding permease prefix domain 1-containing protein: MNEKIKNYVGLLFEGVPQSRKAIELRNEILANLNDRFEALLAEGKSEHEAYGFAIAGLGDVDELIKTVLPDKEITEKIDKERKRKGFLTSIAVALYMLSPAVLIFLSTSRYANIGVVLLLSMAAVATSILIYANMSTPSEVQSYFKKEEKIFSHDNYGPNKNYFFTSLEKFYWTLVPLVYLAVSFYTHAWHISWLIFIAAIAVWQGVKLLIIWSNYKDEESK, from the coding sequence ATGAACGAGAAAATTAAAAACTATGTAGGGCTTCTTTTTGAAGGTGTTCCTCAAAGCCGTAAAGCTATTGAGCTGCGGAATGAAATTTTGGCAAACTTAAATGATAGGTTTGAAGCATTGCTGGCAGAAGGCAAATCCGAACATGAGGCTTACGGGTTTGCTATTGCAGGACTTGGAGATGTCGATGAACTTATTAAAACGGTTTTACCGGATAAAGAGATTACCGAAAAAATCGATAAAGAACGCAAACGCAAAGGCTTTCTTACCTCGATTGCCGTAGCACTGTATATGCTTTCGCCTGCCGTGCTTATTTTTCTATCAACGTCTCGTTATGCCAATATTGGTGTTGTGCTGCTGCTTTCTATGGCGGCTGTTGCAACCTCCATTTTAATTTATGCAAATATGAGTACTCCAAGTGAAGTTCAATCTTATTTCAAAAAAGAAGAAAAAATATTTTCGCATGATAATTACGGTCCTAATAAAAACTATTTTTTCACATCGCTTGAAAAATTTTATTGGACATTAGTTCCGCTCGTTTATTTGGCGGTAAGTTTTTACACACACGCATGGCATATTTCATGGCTTATTTTTATTGCCGCCATAGCTGTTTGGCAAGGCGTAAAATTGCTTATTATTTGGTCTAATTATAAAGATGAGGAAAGCAAATGA
- a CDS encoding DUF4097 family beta strand repeat-containing protein, which yields MKKNIILALAWFCLAFAVIAFFTNELRRFNRSGYKDFMRFGIVNGKFNPHTSVLKEMQFDINEINSIKASLINEDIKFIPSDDNKILVKIIGIEENKELPEIKKENEALLITASKNEKKGFFFGWNYSHRIEISIPSAELYIAENDGNGRAENTISAFIDSTSSDIRIYDITLKNLHFKSVSGDVIFRNSKIENQFEFNTKSGDIRGEASIYGFTGTSVSGDFKLRFLSAPKNDSTFNSTSGDFSIYLPKDITGFSCDFNSSSGDYKNSFTGSSAEKKIYDAYKTDSPRLFIKTVSGDCRIRS from the coding sequence ATGAAAAAAAATATTATTTTGGCACTTGCCTGGTTTTGTTTGGCTTTTGCAGTCATTGCTTTTTTTACAAATGAATTACGCAGATTTAACCGGTCGGGATATAAAGATTTTATGAGATTCGGTATTGTAAACGGAAAATTTAATCCACATACTTCCGTGTTAAAAGAAATGCAATTTGATATAAACGAAATAAATTCTATAAAGGCATCGCTTATCAATGAAGACATAAAATTTATTCCGAGTGACGATAATAAAATTCTAGTAAAAATTATCGGCATCGAAGAAAATAAAGAACTTCCCGAAATAAAAAAAGAAAATGAAGCTCTCCTTATTACGGCTTCTAAAAATGAAAAAAAAGGATTTTTTTTCGGTTGGAATTATTCGCATAGAATCGAGATTTCCATACCGAGTGCCGAGTTATATATTGCAGAGAATGACGGAAACGGTAGGGCTGAAAATACAATAAGTGCTTTTATCGATAGCACTTCTTCGGATATTAGGATTTATGACATTACACTAAAGAATTTACATTTTAAAAGTGTCAGCGGTGATGTGATTTTTAGAAATTCCAAGATTGAAAATCAATTTGAATTTAATACAAAATCAGGCGACATAAGAGGTGAAGCATCCATTTACGGGTTTACCGGAACTTCCGTATCGGGAGACTTTAAATTACGGTTTTTATCCGCACCTAAAAACGATTCTACATTTAACAGTACTTCAGGAGACTTTTCAATATATTTACCTAAAGATATAACCGGCTTTTCATGCGATTTTAATTCATCTTCGGGCGATTATAAAAATAGTTTTACCGGATCTTCCGCCGAAAAGAAAATATACGATGCCTATAAAACGGACAGCCCGCGGCTTTTTATAAAAACCGTTTCAGGAGATTGCAGAATTAGAAGCTAA
- a CDS encoding NAD-dependent epimerase/dehydratase family protein, which translates to MKKTILITGASGSMGSEVLKQIAETGKYSITIILRTKKVNIRLAKSLQKKYPDILKIIFGDLSIFADCERVVENADYIIHCAAIIPPVIDHNPDAGYKSNFLGTLNLINAVKKRPKKDRIKFIHIGTVAQYGNRTFKHPWIRTGDPLISSAFDFYGATKIMAEREVIESGLKYWVSLRQSGVLYDDIMLKNMDDGLMFHTGWNTPIEWATARTSGLMLKNLIEKDTGGTLPEDFWKKVYNIGNGKEARVTGYETLDRGFKLMGRSAKEIFKPHWNAARNFHCGWFYDSRILNDYLDFQYEGFEDFFKKLDKKFWYFKLGKPFPRLIRKFAIEPLLKTSNAPLYWVKNNFEGRIRAFFGSKEDFEKIPQNWKEYKLLSENKNPKTGEMLNYSELKDEKKAASLLLNHGYDESKKESELDISDVREAARFRGGECLSTEMKKEDLYTPLEWSCAYGHKFKASPFLVLKTGHWCPECACPPWNFDEQAKKVPFYAQIWYDDHSSDENNFYDKDCFRDILASNSAIS; encoded by the coding sequence ATGAAAAAGACTATTTTAATTACAGGAGCTTCCGGCTCCATGGGCTCTGAAGTATTAAAACAAATTGCCGAAACCGGAAAATATAGCATTACCATAATCTTACGGACAAAAAAAGTCAATATACGTTTAGCTAAATCTTTGCAAAAAAAATATCCTGATATTTTAAAAATTATTTTCGGAGACTTATCAATCTTTGCCGACTGCGAAAGAGTCGTCGAAAATGCCGATTATATAATCCATTGTGCAGCGATAATTCCTCCCGTAATAGACCACAATCCCGATGCAGGCTATAAATCAAACTTTTTGGGCACCTTAAATTTGATAAATGCCGTAAAAAAACGGCCCAAAAAAGACAGAATAAAATTTATTCATATAGGAACGGTCGCCCAATACGGGAACAGAACATTTAAACACCCATGGATAAGAACAGGAGACCCTTTAATAAGTTCAGCCTTTGACTTTTACGGTGCTACGAAGATTATGGCCGAGCGGGAAGTAATAGAATCGGGCTTAAAATATTGGGTTTCTTTAAGGCAGTCGGGAGTTTTATACGATGATATTATGCTTAAAAACATGGATGACGGCCTTATGTTCCACACAGGCTGGAATACTCCAATCGAATGGGCAACAGCCCGCACCTCAGGCCTCATGCTTAAAAACCTCATCGAAAAAGATACAGGCGGCACCTTGCCCGAAGATTTTTGGAAGAAGGTCTATAATATAGGAAACGGAAAAGAGGCACGGGTTACAGGTTACGAAACCCTCGACCGAGGCTTTAAGCTTATGGGCAGATCGGCAAAGGAGATTTTTAAGCCCCACTGGAATGCGGCCCGCAACTTCCATTGCGGCTGGTTCTATGATTCCCGTATTTTAAATGATTATCTTGACTTTCAATATGAAGGCTTTGAGGACTTTTTTAAAAAACTCGATAAAAAATTTTGGTATTTTAAGCTGGGAAAACCATTTCCGCGTCTTATCAGAAAATTTGCCATAGAACCTCTTTTAAAAACAAGCAATGCTCCTCTTTATTGGGTTAAGAATAATTTTGAAGGCAGAATAAGGGCTTTTTTCGGCTCGAAAGAAGACTTTGAAAAAATCCCTCAAAACTGGAAAGAATATAAGCTTTTATCGGAAAACAAAAATCCGAAAACGGGAGAAATGCTGAACTATTCCGAATTAAAAGATGAAAAAAAAGCCGCTTCCCTTTTGCTGAATCACGGCTATGACGAATCCAAAAAAGAAAGCGAACTTGATATAAGCGATGTACGGGAAGCGGCCCGTTTTAGGGGCGGCGAATGCTTAAGCACCGAAATGAAAAAGGAAGACCTCTACACTCCCCTTGAATGGAGCTGCGCTTACGGCCATAAATTTAAAGCGAGTCCTTTCCTTGTTCTAAAAACAGGGCACTGGTGCCCCGAATGCGCATGTCCTCCATGGAATTTTGATGAACAGGCAAAGAAGGTTCCTTTTTATGCACAAATTTGGTATGACGATCACAGCTCCGATGAAAACAATTTTTATGATAAGGACTGTTTTAGGGATATTTTAGCTTCTAATTCTGCAATCTCCTGA